A window from Hemicordylus capensis ecotype Gifberg chromosome 2, rHemCap1.1.pri, whole genome shotgun sequence encodes these proteins:
- the LOC128348088 gene encoding olfactory receptor 1361-like isoform X1, protein MGEENSTVISEFILLGISRRQDLNVLFFTIFLIMYLTTVLGNLIVILAVRLDGHLLQAPMYFFLINLSLVDICFMTTTVPKMLANTLSGVSKISYGGCLAQMYFFIAFGITDSFLLASMALDRYMAICRPLHYATVMSKHVCWLLVTASWLVSHLHSLLHTLLMSRLSFCATNHVLHFFCDVFPLLKISCSKTLLNTLVVHTEGALIVNGALIFIALSYARILIAVLRIPSTEGKRKAFSTCGSHLTVVGLFYGTVIWVYFQPSSSFSAEKDTLAAIMYTVVTPILNPFIYTLRNDKMKDALRKLLGRKVNT, encoded by the coding sequence ATGGGGGAGGAGAACAGCACTGTTATTTCTGAATTCATACTTCTTGGCATCTCAAGGCGACAAGATTTGAATGTGCTTTTCTTCACCATCTTCCTCATCATGTACCTCACTACAGTGCTGGGGAATCTCATCGTCATCCTGGCCGTAAGGCTGGATGGCCACCTCCTCCAGGcccccatgtacttcttccttaTCAACCTCTCACTGGTGGACATCTGCTTCATGACAACTACTGTGCCCAAGATGTTGGCCAACACACTCTCTGGAGTTAGTAAGATCTCGTATGGTGGGTGTTTGGCCCAGATGTACTTTTTCATTGCCTTTGGCATAACTGACAGCTTTCTTTTGGCTTCCATGGCATTGGACCGCTACATGGCCATATGTCGGCCACTGCATTATGCTACAGTGATGAGCAAGCATGTCTGTTGGCTGCTAGTGACTGCCTCCTGGTTGGTCTCTCATCTCCACTCTCTCCTGCACACCCTCCTGATGTCTCGCCTCTCCTTCTGTGCAACCAATCATGTactccatttcttttgtgatgtCTTCCCATTGCTCAAGATTTCTTGCTCCAAAACACTCCTGAATACCCTGGTGGTGCACACAGAAGGTGCACTAATTGTCAATGGAGCTCTAATATTCATTGCCCTCTCCTATGCACGCATCCTGATAGCTGTGCTAAGGATTCCATCCACTGAAGGAAAGCGGAAAGCTTTCTCCACCTGTGGCTCCCATCTGACCGTGGTGGGCTTGTTCTATGGCACTGTCATCTGGGTCTACTTCCAGCCCTCATCCAGCTTCTCAGCTGAAAAGGATACACTGGCTGCCATCATGTATACTGTAGTCACACCCATACTCAATCCCTTCATCTACACCCTGAGGAATGACAAGATGAAGGATGCCCTGAGGAAACTTTTGGGTAGGAAGGTCAACACCTAA
- the LOC128348088 gene encoding olfactory receptor 1361-like isoform X2, producing MRSTNSTVISEFILLGISRRQDLNVLFFTIFLIMYLTTVLGNLIVILAVRLDGHLLQAPMYFFLINLSLVDICFMTTTVPKMLANTLSGVSKISYGGCLAQMYFFIAFGITDSFLLASMALDRYMAICRPLHYATVMSKHVCWLLVTASWLVSHLHSLLHTLLMSRLSFCATNHVLHFFCDVFPLLKISCSKTLLNTLVVHTEGALIVNGALIFIALSYARILIAVLRIPSTEGKRKAFSTCGSHLTVVGLFYGTVIWVYFQPSSSFSAEKDTLAAIMYTVVTPILNPFIYTLRNDKMKDALRKLLGRKVNT from the exons ATGAGGAGCACT AACAGCACTGTTATTTCTGAATTCATACTTCTTGGCATCTCAAGGCGACAAGATTTGAATGTGCTTTTCTTCACCATCTTCCTCATCATGTACCTCACTACAGTGCTGGGGAATCTCATCGTCATCCTGGCCGTAAGGCTGGATGGCCACCTCCTCCAGGcccccatgtacttcttccttaTCAACCTCTCACTGGTGGACATCTGCTTCATGACAACTACTGTGCCCAAGATGTTGGCCAACACACTCTCTGGAGTTAGTAAGATCTCGTATGGTGGGTGTTTGGCCCAGATGTACTTTTTCATTGCCTTTGGCATAACTGACAGCTTTCTTTTGGCTTCCATGGCATTGGACCGCTACATGGCCATATGTCGGCCACTGCATTATGCTACAGTGATGAGCAAGCATGTCTGTTGGCTGCTAGTGACTGCCTCCTGGTTGGTCTCTCATCTCCACTCTCTCCTGCACACCCTCCTGATGTCTCGCCTCTCCTTCTGTGCAACCAATCATGTactccatttcttttgtgatgtCTTCCCATTGCTCAAGATTTCTTGCTCCAAAACACTCCTGAATACCCTGGTGGTGCACACAGAAGGTGCACTAATTGTCAATGGAGCTCTAATATTCATTGCCCTCTCCTATGCACGCATCCTGATAGCTGTGCTAAGGATTCCATCCACTGAAGGAAAGCGGAAAGCTTTCTCCACCTGTGGCTCCCATCTGACCGTGGTGGGCTTGTTCTATGGCACTGTCATCTGGGTCTACTTCCAGCCCTCATCCAGCTTCTCAGCTGAAAAGGATACACTGGCTGCCATCATGTATACTGTAGTCACACCCATACTCAATCCCTTCATCTACACCCTGAGGAATGACAAGATGAAGGATGCCCTGAGGAAACTTTTGGGTAGGAAGGTCAACACCTAA